One segment of Capnocytophaga sp. oral taxon 878 DNA contains the following:
- a CDS encoding 6-bladed beta-propeller has translation MKKVINSLFVLFLVACHNNTPKEVRFTEQQIASLHLGDTKILVPEEKMATHLDLTPFLGKKEFDLGSMVEKVKLVALETTEESLVDGILKIIITDNYIYIFDRFKRGGIIIFTAEGKFVKRLSHGQGPGELQRLYDIDYNFDTKELIAFQHSFFLFFDKEGNYLRQERLPINFYNFIAVDNGYIFKAIPKQGNTHLNEKKNYAFLFTKTDFSLESVAISQTKDIKALSAYYYIYKNDSLISLTGHFSDSIYKYDAKKDKLYTKFVLDYDKKLPKKYIYGDDSSVFERYSQNNDCYFNIGDYLETFSQNVFFLQNYYNGYQNIIFRDKRTGNMIGGAITSFNRSEIPFFGFPIAVAGDNFVSLYTPDANDYAVLKNSKYISEADKEKIKQFKDDDNPILLYFTLKEF, from the coding sequence ATGAAAAAAGTTATTAATTCTCTATTTGTTTTATTTTTAGTAGCCTGCCATAATAACACTCCTAAAGAGGTTCGTTTTACTGAACAACAAATAGCCTCCCTGCATTTAGGTGATACTAAAATATTGGTTCCTGAAGAAAAAATGGCTACCCATTTAGATCTTACTCCTTTTCTTGGGAAAAAGGAATTTGATTTAGGTAGTATGGTAGAAAAAGTAAAATTAGTTGCCTTAGAAACAACAGAAGAAAGTTTGGTTGATGGAATTCTTAAGATTATTATTACCGATAACTATATCTATATATTCGATAGATTTAAACGAGGAGGTATTATCATTTTTACGGCTGAAGGTAAATTTGTAAAACGTCTTTCACACGGTCAAGGACCTGGCGAACTGCAACGTCTTTACGACATTGATTATAACTTTGATACAAAAGAGTTAATAGCTTTCCAGCATTCTTTTTTTCTGTTTTTTGATAAAGAAGGGAACTATCTTCGTCAAGAACGATTGCCTATTAACTTTTATAATTTTATAGCGGTTGATAATGGCTATATATTCAAAGCTATTCCTAAACAAGGTAATACACACCTAAATGAAAAAAAGAACTATGCTTTTTTGTTTACAAAAACTGATTTTAGTTTGGAATCTGTAGCTATATCTCAAACGAAAGATATAAAAGCACTGTCAGCTTATTATTATATATATAAAAATGATAGTTTGATAAGTTTAACAGGGCATTTTTCTGATAGTATTTACAAATATGATGCAAAAAAGGATAAACTATATACCAAATTTGTTTTAGATTACGATAAAAAACTTCCTAAAAAGTATATTTACGGAGATGATTCTAGTGTTTTTGAAAGGTATTCTCAAAATAATGATTGCTATTTTAATATAGGAGACTACCTTGAGACATTTTCTCAAAATGTATTCTTTCTCCAAAATTATTATAATGGCTATCAAAATATTATTTTTCGAGATAAAAGAACGGGCAATATGATAGGAGGAGCCATAACAAGTTTTAATCGTAGTGAAATACCTTTTTTTGGGTTTCCTATAGCGGTAGCGGGTGATAATTTTGTTTCCTTATACACCCCTGATGCTAATGATTATGCTGTTTTAAAAAACAGCAAATATATTTCTGAGGCCGATAAAGAAAAAATCAAACAGTTTAAGGACGATGATAACCCTATATTGTTGTATTTCACTTTAAAAGAGTTTTAA
- a CDS encoding bile acid:sodium symporter family protein, with amino-acid sequence MNFIDYLLSAVLMLITFAIGSSLRFSDFENIFKKSKPLYLGLFLQMVFLPICAFIIAEFMNLSPAEKVGLVIVSICPGGTTSNFISYLIKADTALAVALTAVNSLLILLTIPVLSNWALEIFMGGHTQVSLPIIDMVWEVAKVIIIPALLGLFFNRFFPNISLKIRFPLKVVNTILLGMVFAIKFFGGTESGGSGISVDEIWRLLPATLLMHLIAMICSYFIALKSKLSGVQATTISIEVGLQNTALAILVAGTLLGNANMTKPALVYAIFSFFTTFAFAIVTIRIKK; translated from the coding sequence ATGAATTTTATAGATTACTTGCTTTCAGCAGTGCTGATGCTTATTACCTTTGCAATAGGTAGCTCACTGCGTTTTTCTGATTTTGAGAATATATTTAAGAAATCAAAGCCCTTGTACTTAGGGCTTTTCTTGCAGATGGTATTTTTGCCTATCTGCGCCTTTATAATCGCCGAGTTTATGAACTTATCACCAGCCGAAAAAGTAGGCTTGGTAATAGTTTCAATATGCCCAGGAGGCACAACATCCAATTTTATTAGCTACCTTATAAAGGCCGATACAGCCTTGGCAGTAGCCCTTACAGCAGTCAATAGCCTGCTCATACTCCTCACCATCCCCGTGCTTTCCAACTGGGCATTAGAGATTTTTATGGGAGGACACACACAAGTATCACTCCCCATTATAGATATGGTATGGGAGGTAGCCAAAGTCATAATTATACCCGCTTTGTTAGGGCTCTTCTTTAACCGATTTTTCCCCAATATATCACTTAAAATACGTTTCCCCTTAAAGGTAGTTAATACTATTTTGTTAGGAATGGTCTTTGCCATTAAGTTTTTTGGCGGTACCGAGTCAGGAGGAAGTGGTATTTCCGTCGATGAAATATGGCGACTTCTGCCAGCTACCCTCCTAATGCACCTAATAGCTATGATATGCAGCTATTTTATTGCCTTAAAGTCCAAACTTTCAGGAGTACAAGCTACAACTATAAGCATAGAAGTAGGGCTGCAGAATACAGCTTTGGCAATTTTGGTAGCAGGTACCCTATTGGGTAATGCCAATATGACCAAGCCAGCATTAGTATATGCTATCTTTTCATTTTTTACTACGTTTGCCTTTGCCATTGTAACTATAAGGATAAAAAAGTGA
- a CDS encoding O-antigen ligase — protein sequence MSLKSKHISSFLALLLLGCFLFTYNYTQALSPQGLWAVLLCFSGWGLLRLVFSYFRKATVIAITFLLLWGCTEALWGLAQLYGWLPAGHNRFKITGSFFNPGPYGGFLAVLLPLGIHYTYLLKHQKSPWYNVFLSLLIPYIIMLPATLSRTAWIAALLGCGIVLLLMQWEHISLWLKKQPKSKLFYISLIFSTIIIALAYGGYQLKKDSANGRLLIWKLSTKAAIQQGLVGEGLGSFAHNYALAQQNYFKNNGTEIEKSVAGVPEYAFNEYLRLWIEQGALGLLLWLLLFISIFYHSLKNKQYGAAGALIAFATFAFASYPFYLWQFLITIVLIASIGSHSQVISCKKYFLGVLTSIVFIIPIIYCFSKLYNYHQAEKQWQQLAILYRNKQFEIIENNYTLLYPTLNSNPNFIFEYASILNAVAQYHQANIVIERGLAISADPMFYNLQGRNYQQMQQYDKAEAVLLESTYLLPNRIYPYYLLTKLYSDSAYYHPNKLLWAANKVLYTPIKVYSPAISEMRKQAQTIIDCY from the coding sequence ATGTCTCTAAAATCTAAACATATTTCCTCTTTTTTAGCACTTTTACTTTTAGGGTGTTTTCTCTTCACATATAATTATACCCAAGCTCTTTCACCACAAGGACTATGGGCAGTCCTGCTCTGCTTTAGTGGTTGGGGCTTGCTGAGGCTTGTGTTTAGCTATTTCCGCAAAGCTACTGTAATAGCTATAACATTCCTCTTATTATGGGGCTGTACCGAAGCTTTATGGGGCTTGGCACAACTATATGGTTGGCTACCTGCAGGTCATAACCGTTTTAAAATTACAGGTTCTTTCTTTAACCCGGGACCTTATGGTGGTTTTTTGGCTGTATTACTGCCTTTAGGTATACACTACACTTACCTGTTAAAACACCAGAAAAGCCCTTGGTATAATGTGTTTCTAAGCCTATTAATACCTTATATAATAATGTTGCCAGCTACCCTTAGCCGCACTGCTTGGATAGCAGCTTTGTTAGGCTGTGGTATAGTATTATTGCTAATGCAATGGGAACACATTAGCTTATGGTTAAAAAAGCAACCTAAAAGTAAACTTTTTTACATCTCTCTTATTTTTTCTACTATTATCATAGCTCTTGCCTATGGAGGATATCAACTAAAAAAGGACTCGGCTAATGGCAGACTCTTGATATGGAAACTAAGCACCAAAGCGGCAATACAGCAAGGGCTTGTAGGTGAAGGATTGGGCAGCTTTGCCCATAATTATGCCCTTGCCCAACAAAACTACTTTAAGAATAATGGTACTGAGATTGAGAAATCTGTAGCTGGAGTTCCTGAATATGCCTTTAATGAGTACCTCCGCCTATGGATAGAACAAGGAGCTTTAGGTTTACTTCTTTGGCTCTTATTATTCATCTCTATTTTCTACCATTCACTGAAGAATAAGCAATATGGAGCTGCAGGAGCTCTTATAGCCTTTGCTACTTTTGCCTTTGCCTCTTACCCCTTCTATTTGTGGCAATTTCTTATAACAATAGTACTTATAGCTAGTATAGGTTCTCATTCCCAAGTTATTAGCTGTAAAAAATATTTTTTAGGGGTGTTGACAAGTATAGTTTTTATAATACCTATAATCTATTGTTTTTCCAAACTTTATAACTACCACCAAGCAGAAAAGCAATGGCAACAACTAGCAATACTTTATAGGAATAAGCAATTTGAGATCATAGAAAACAACTATACTCTGTTGTACCCCACCCTTAATAGTAATCCTAATTTTATATTTGAGTATGCTAGTATTCTTAATGCCGTAGCTCAATACCACCAAGCTAATATAGTAATTGAGCGTGGACTTGCCATCAGTGCTGACCCCATGTTTTACAATTTACAAGGGCGTAATTACCAGCAAATGCAACAATATGACAAAGCAGAAGCTGTTCTACTGGAATCAACTTACCTTTTGCCTAACCGTATATACCCTTACTATCTTCTTACTAAGCTCTATTCTGATAGTGCTTATTATCATCCTAATAAACTGTTATGGGCAGCTAATAAGGTGCTATACACTCCTATTAAAGTATACTCTCCTGCTATTAGTGAAATGCGAAAACAAGCCCAAACTATTATAGATTGTTATTGA
- a CDS encoding LptE family protein, translated as MKYLIYICLAFSTLSCGIYNFTGGSTGNAKTFQVNFFRNDAPLVEPGLDRDFTIALQDLINNQTNLSLTNRNADLVYEGEIVEFNITPMTATAQQTAAQNRVTISVNVRFTNHTEEKKDFEKRFSFYYDYPAAAQFNAVKNEAIPQIFERITQDIFNASLADW; from the coding sequence ATGAAATATCTCATATATATATGCCTCGCCTTTAGTACCCTTAGTTGTGGCATCTATAACTTTACTGGCGGAAGCACTGGAAATGCCAAAACCTTTCAGGTAAATTTTTTCCGTAATGACGCTCCGCTTGTAGAACCAGGCCTTGATAGGGACTTTACCATTGCCCTGCAAGACCTTATCAATAACCAAACCAACCTGAGCCTTACCAACCGCAATGCGGACTTAGTGTACGAGGGCGAAATAGTGGAATTTAACATTACCCCTATGACTGCTACCGCCCAACAAACAGCTGCACAAAACCGCGTAACTATAAGCGTAAATGTACGCTTTACCAACCATACCGAAGAAAAAAAAGATTTTGAAAAGCGCTTCTCTTTTTACTACGACTATCCTGCGGCAGCACAGTTCAATGCTGTAAAAAATGAAGCTATACCTCAAATCTTTGAGCGCATTACACAAGACATATTTAACGCATCACTGGCAGACTGGTAA
- a CDS encoding NVEALA domain-containing protein has translation MKRKIITSLVVLAVSAVSGYGVSKKLNSENDVLQNLTLSNVEALSSSEWGFWDGVGNTLKGQGWTKDEREWKRNCPNKESGGKVSGGYGGVSGSVEGYDSQYNPYIRKEITCPVGEVNCSEIEC, from the coding sequence ATGAAAAGAAAAATTATCACAAGTTTAGTAGTTCTTGCTGTCAGTGCAGTAAGTGGTTATGGTGTAAGCAAAAAGCTTAACAGTGAAAATGATGTTTTACAAAACTTGACATTAAGTAATGTGGAAGCATTAAGTAGCTCTGAATGGGGCTTTTGGGATGGAGTTGGTAACACTTTAAAAGGTCAGGGATGGACTAAAGATGAAAGAGAATGGAAACGTAATTGTCCAAATAAAGAGTCCGGAGGAAAAGTTTCTGGCGGGTATGGAGGAGTATCAGGTTCTGTGGAAGGTTACGATTCTCAATACAATCCTTATATTAGGAAAGAAATAACCTGCCCTGTAGGAGAAGTTAATTGCTCAGAGATAGAGTGTTAA
- a CDS encoding 6-bladed beta-propeller, whose product MTGSRYTEEEIATLLLDDTQIITPETSQTKHLNLNPFLGEEKEFDFGSILKTVRLVPLETTNKSLLDHIQKIITTDEYIYIMDRYKEGSIIIFTKDGKFVKRLSHGQGPGELQRLYDIDYDFQNNELVAYQHSFFLFFDKQGNYLRQEKLPLGFYNLAVTPKGYVMKVLTGRSDIQMEDKQNYRLLFTTKNFKLNSVALPEHKKIRAFSANNYLHKVGDLVKITSEISDTIYQYNYKNNKLSAEFVLDYDKKLPRKYIYGDTFDVFKKAAYHNDYYYCLGDYLETYNQNAFFVQNEFKNYEGIVYRDKKTGNMIGGNSSISTKEKSFAFIAFPIATFGDEFISFFKPHSDNYETLKDNILLSKADKEKTKHFKDDDNPILVYFTLKEF is encoded by the coding sequence ATGACGGGGAGTCGTTATACTGAAGAAGAAATAGCGACATTACTGTTGGATGATACCCAAATCATAACTCCTGAAACCTCACAAACTAAACATCTTAATCTTAATCCTTTTTTAGGAGAAGAAAAAGAATTTGATTTTGGTAGCATATTAAAAACGGTAAGGCTTGTACCTTTAGAAACTACAAATAAAAGCCTATTAGATCATATTCAAAAAATAATTACTACTGATGAGTATATTTATATAATGGATAGATATAAAGAAGGTAGTATTATTATCTTTACTAAAGATGGTAAATTTGTAAAACGCCTTTCACACGGGCAAGGACCTGGTGAATTACAACGCCTTTATGATATCGACTATGATTTTCAAAATAATGAGCTTGTGGCATACCAACATTCGTTTTTTCTTTTCTTTGATAAACAAGGTAATTATCTCCGTCAAGAAAAATTGCCTTTGGGGTTTTATAATTTAGCAGTTACTCCCAAAGGCTATGTGATGAAAGTACTTACAGGACGAAGTGATATCCAGATGGAAGACAAACAAAATTACAGATTACTATTTACAACAAAGAATTTTAAACTGAATTCAGTAGCCCTACCCGAACATAAAAAAATACGAGCCTTTTCTGCAAATAATTACCTTCATAAGGTAGGTGATTTGGTAAAGATAACTTCAGAGATATCAGATACTATTTATCAGTATAACTATAAGAATAATAAGCTATCGGCAGAGTTTGTATTAGATTATGATAAAAAATTGCCTCGCAAATATATTTATGGCGATACATTTGATGTTTTTAAAAAAGCAGCTTATCATAATGATTATTATTATTGCTTGGGTGATTACCTTGAAACTTATAATCAGAATGCTTTTTTTGTGCAAAATGAATTTAAAAACTATGAAGGTATAGTTTATCGTGATAAGAAAACAGGCAATATGATAGGAGGTAATAGCTCTATAAGTACAAAAGAAAAATCATTTGCATTTATAGCTTTTCCTATAGCTACTTTTGGCGATGAATTTATTAGTTTTTTTAAGCCTCATTCAGATAATTATGAAACTCTCAAAGATAATATTCTTCTTTCGAAGGCTGATAAAGAGAAAACTAAACACTTTAAAGATGATGATAACCCTATATTAGTATATTTCACTTTAAAAGAGTTTTAA
- the groES gene encoding co-chaperone GroES, producing MAKLNIKPLADRVVIEPAVAETTTASGIIIPDTAKEKPQKGTVVAVGAGTKDNPVTLKVGDTVLYGKYAGTELKLEGKDYLIMRENDVLAVI from the coding sequence ATGGCAAAATTGAATATTAAACCATTAGCCGACAGAGTAGTTATCGAGCCTGCAGTAGCTGAAACTACTACCGCTTCAGGTATCATCATCCCTGATACCGCTAAAGAAAAACCTCAAAAAGGAACTGTAGTAGCTGTAGGAGCAGGTACTAAAGATAACCCTGTAACCCTTAAAGTAGGGGATACTGTACTTTATGGAAAATACGCTGGTACTGAACTTAAATTAGAAGGTAAAGATTACCTAATTATGCGCGAAAACGATGTATTAGCAGTAATCTAA
- a CDS encoding 6-bladed beta-propeller — protein MHKYYILYIIGLLYLCSCNNTPKEVRFTEQQIASLHLGDTKILVPEEKMATHLNLTPFLGKKKFDLGSMVEKVKLVTLETTEESLVDGIYKIITTDDYIYILDKFKGGSIIIFTAEGKFVKRFSHGQGPGELQRLYDIDYNFDTEELIAFQHSFFLFFDKEGNYLRQERLPINFYNFIAVDNGYILKTIPKQGNTHLNEKENYAFLFTKTDFSLESVAISQTKDIKALSAYYFIYKNDSLISLTGQFSDSIYKYDAKKDKLYTEFVLDYDKKLPKKYIYGDDSSVFERYSQNNDCYFNIGDYLETFSQNVFFLQNYYNGYRNIIFRDKRTGNMIGGAITSFNRTEIPVFGFPIAVTGDNFVSLYKPDTNDYAALKNSKYISEADKEKIKQFKDDDNPILVYFTLKEF, from the coding sequence ATGCACAAATATTATATATTATACATAATAGGATTATTATATTTATGTTCTTGTAATAACACTCCTAAAGAGGTTCGTTTTACAGAACAACAAATAGCCTCTCTGCATTTAGGTGATACTAAAATATTGGTTCCTGAAGAAAAAATGGCTACCCATTTAAATCTTACTCCTTTTCTTGGGAAAAAGAAATTTGATTTAGGTAGTATGGTAGAAAAAGTAAAATTAGTTACCTTAGAAACAACAGAAGAAAGTTTGGTTGATGGAATTTATAAGATTATTACTACCGATGACTATATCTATATATTGGATAAATTTAAAGGAGGAAGTATTATCATTTTTACAGCTGAAGGTAAATTTGTAAAACGTTTTTCACACGGTCAAGGACCTGGCGAACTGCAACGTCTTTACGACATTGATTATAACTTTGATACAGAAGAGTTAATAGCTTTCCAGCATTCTTTTTTTCTGTTTTTTGATAAAGAAGGGAACTATCTTCGTCAAGAACGATTGCCTATTAACTTTTATAATTTTATAGCGGTTGATAATGGCTATATATTGAAAACTATTCCTAAACAAGGTAATACACACCTAAATGAAAAAGAGAACTATGCTTTTTTGTTTACAAAAACTGATTTTAGTTTGGAATCTGTAGCTATATCTCAAACGAAAGATATAAAAGCACTGTCAGCTTATTATTTTATATATAAAAATGATAGTTTGATAAGTTTAACAGGGCAATTTTCTGATAGTATTTACAAATATGACGCAAAAAAGGATAAACTATATACCGAATTTGTTTTAGATTACGATAAAAAACTTCCTAAAAAGTATATTTACGGAGATGATTCTAGTGTTTTTGAAAGGTATTCTCAAAATAATGATTGCTATTTTAATATAGGAGACTACCTTGAGACATTTTCTCAAAATGTATTCTTTCTCCAAAATTATTATAATGGCTATCGGAATATTATTTTTCGAGATAAAAGAACGGGCAATATGATAGGAGGAGCCATAACAAGTTTTAATCGTACTGAAATACCTGTTTTTGGGTTTCCTATAGCGGTAACGGGTGATAATTTTGTTTCCTTATACAAACCTGATACTAATGATTATGCTGCTTTAAAAAACAGCAAATATATTTCTGAGGCCGATAAAGAAAAAATCAAACAGTTTAAGGACGATGATAATCCTATATTGGTGTATTTCACTTTAAAAGAGTTTTAA
- the secG gene encoding preprotein translocase subunit SecG, whose translation MTAFNIFLVLIVVVCLLLALVIMVQNPKGGGLSSTFGGNTQVVGGVKKTGDFLERSTWTFAGALAVLILIANTLLAPSGGFGGDSKLLDGNTPTAPIQNNQATGNNAAQTPATPATNSNTNN comes from the coding sequence ATGACAGCATTCAACATCTTTTTAGTACTTATTGTAGTAGTATGTTTACTACTTGCGTTAGTAATTATGGTACAAAACCCTAAAGGCGGCGGGTTATCGTCTACCTTCGGTGGTAATACACAAGTGGTAGGAGGCGTGAAAAAAACTGGTGACTTCCTTGAGCGTAGTACTTGGACATTCGCTGGTGCCTTAGCAGTACTTATCCTAATTGCTAATACCCTTTTAGCTCCTTCAGGAGGATTTGGTGGTGATTCAAAGCTATTAGACGGTAATACTCCTACTGCCCCTATTCAAAACAATCAGGCAACAGGTAATAACGCAGCACAAACTCCTGCTACACCTGCCACAAATTCTAACACCAACAACTAA
- a CDS encoding aspartate carbamoyltransferase catalytic subunit encodes MSQLSVNHLLGIKYITEADIQLIFQTADHFKEVINRPIKKVPSLRDITIANLFFENSTRTRLSFELAEKRLSADVINFSASQSSVTKGETLVDTVNNILSMKVDMVVMRHPNPGAGVFLSQHVKAAIVNAGDGAHEHPTQALLDSYSIRERLGDVAGKKVVIVGDILHSRVALSNIFALHKQGAEVMVCGPQTLIPKYIHTLGVKVETNLRKALNWCDVANMLRIQNERLDISYFPSTREYVQQYGLTMELLKSLDKEILIMHPGPINRGVEITSEVADSPQSVILQQVENGVAIRMAVIYLLAEKLQPQA; translated from the coding sequence ATGAGCCAATTAAGTGTAAACCATCTTTTAGGTATTAAATATATTACTGAGGCTGATATTCAGCTCATATTTCAAACAGCCGACCATTTTAAGGAGGTCATCAACCGCCCCATAAAGAAAGTGCCTTCACTGCGTGATATTACCATTGCAAATCTTTTTTTTGAGAATAGCACCCGCACCCGCCTTTCTTTTGAATTGGCCGAAAAACGCCTCTCAGCCGATGTCATTAATTTTTCAGCTTCACAATCATCAGTTACCAAAGGCGAAACACTGGTCGATACCGTCAATAATATCCTCTCAATGAAAGTCGATATGGTAGTGATGCGCCACCCCAACCCCGGTGCCGGAGTGTTCTTGTCCCAGCACGTCAAAGCTGCCATTGTCAATGCCGGCGATGGTGCCCACGAGCATCCTACACAAGCCTTGTTGGACTCATACTCCATACGCGAACGCTTGGGCGATGTAGCTGGTAAAAAAGTAGTAATAGTAGGCGATATATTGCACTCAAGGGTTGCACTTTCCAACATTTTCGCCCTACACAAGCAAGGGGCCGAGGTAATGGTATGTGGCCCACAAACCCTTATACCCAAATACATACATACCCTTGGGGTAAAGGTAGAAACCAACTTGCGCAAAGCACTCAACTGGTGCGATGTAGCCAATATGCTACGCATACAAAACGAGCGCTTAGATATAAGTTATTTCCCTTCCACACGTGAATATGTACAACAGTATGGGCTTACAATGGAGCTCCTCAAATCATTGGATAAAGAGATTCTCATTATGCACCCAGGCCCTATTAACCGTGGAGTCGAGATTACTAGTGAAGTGGCAGATAGCCCTCAATCCGTTATATTGCAACAGGTAGAAAATGGAGTGGCTATACGTATGGCTGTTATTTACTTACTTGCCGAAAAGCTACAACCCCAAGCCTAA
- the lepB gene encoding signal peptidase I, which translates to MKQRIVKILKISFDIFFYLLMIGVGYFLLRIFVVDSYKIPTHSMMPTLIPGDNILVNKLAYGPRWYDIFEVATGKRTNINRLPGYQNIQRNDVVVFNNPYPNNNQQIQMEFAKFYLKRCIALPGDTLYIKEGFYSVNHLPDTLGYYPAQQQLHSLSREQLKGVEYEAFPWDSIVGWTIKDFGGLYLPKKGDMLTLHRTESLLYKKLIEWETECPLRWERDTLWQDQTPLTHYTFKHNYYFMAGDNVLNSRDSRYIGLIPDEYIAGKVWFIWKAVNLNTNEFRWERFLKVVR; encoded by the coding sequence ATGAAGCAAAGAATAGTAAAAATTTTAAAAATATCTTTTGATATTTTCTTCTACTTACTAATGATAGGAGTAGGATATTTCCTATTACGTATTTTTGTAGTTGATTCATACAAAATACCCACACACTCAATGATGCCTACTCTCATTCCTGGTGATAATATATTAGTAAATAAGTTAGCCTATGGTCCACGTTGGTACGATATTTTTGAAGTAGCAACAGGTAAGCGCACCAATATAAATAGATTACCAGGTTACCAGAATATACAACGTAATGATGTAGTGGTGTTCAATAATCCTTACCCTAATAATAACCAGCAAATACAAATGGAATTTGCAAAATTCTATCTTAAGCGCTGCATAGCTCTGCCTGGTGATACCTTATATATTAAGGAAGGCTTTTACAGTGTGAATCACCTACCCGATACATTAGGTTATTATCCAGCACAGCAACAGTTACATAGCCTTAGCCGTGAACAACTGAAAGGTGTAGAGTATGAAGCTTTTCCTTGGGATAGTATTGTAGGATGGACAATTAAAGATTTTGGAGGACTTTATCTTCCTAAAAAAGGTGATATGCTTACCCTTCATCGCACCGAAAGCTTACTGTATAAAAAACTTATTGAATGGGAAACTGAATGCCCCCTACGCTGGGAGCGTGATACCTTATGGCAAGACCAGACTCCCCTTACTCATTATACTTTTAAGCACAATTATTACTTTATGGCAGGCGATAATGTGCTAAATTCACGTGATTCTCGTTATATAGGCCTCATTCCCGATGAGTATATAGCTGGTAAGGTATGGTTTATTTGGAAAGCAGTAAATCTCAATACAAACGAGTTTCGCTGGGAACGGTTCTTAAAAGTAGTTAGGTAA